Proteins from one Streptosporangium becharense genomic window:
- a CDS encoding DUF397 domain-containing protein, whose translation MEKTYNGMPAADLAGASWRKSRYSNSTGNCVELAELPDGSIAVRNSRFPEGPALIYTRDEIRALVLGVKDGEFDSLTV comes from the coding sequence ATGGAGAAGACCTACAACGGCATGCCCGCAGCCGACCTTGCCGGGGCCAGCTGGCGTAAGAGCCGCTACAGCAACTCGACGGGCAACTGCGTCGAGCTCGCCGAGTTGCCGGACGGCAGCATCGCCGTCCGCAACTCGCGTTTCCCGGAGGGGCCGGCCCTCATCTACACGCGTGACGAGATCCGTGCCCTCGTGCTCGGGGTGAAGGACGGGGAGTTCGACAGTCTTACGGTGTAA
- a CDS encoding helix-turn-helix domain-containing protein, with protein MDPPGTGSTVRRIMLGASLRRLREEKGLTREAAGFHIRASESKISRMELGRVGFKTRDVEDLLTLYGVLDDAERRGLLEMVREANTPGWWHKYGDLLPNWFTTYVGLEEAANMIRTYEVQFIPGLLQTSAYARTVIRLGYPDVPEAEIERRVHMRMQRQDRLTKKEGPRLWAVIDEAALRRPIGGGEIMREQLQHLLEVTTLPNITIQVMPFRFGMHAAEGGAFSILRFPESDLSDVVYVEQLWGALYLDKREDVDPYLTAMEQLCVESTTPGGTAEILGDLLREM; from the coding sequence ATGGACCCGCCCGGTACCGGTTCCACCGTTCGGCGCATCATGCTCGGCGCGAGCCTGCGCCGGCTGCGTGAGGAGAAGGGGCTCACCCGCGAGGCGGCCGGATTCCACATCCGGGCCTCCGAGTCCAAGATCAGCCGCATGGAGCTCGGCCGCGTCGGTTTCAAGACGCGTGACGTCGAGGACCTGCTCACCCTGTACGGCGTGCTCGACGACGCGGAACGGCGCGGCCTGCTGGAGATGGTCCGCGAGGCGAACACCCCTGGCTGGTGGCACAAGTACGGCGACCTGTTGCCGAACTGGTTCACCACCTATGTCGGGCTGGAGGAGGCGGCGAACATGATCCGCACCTACGAGGTGCAGTTCATCCCCGGCCTCCTGCAGACGTCCGCCTACGCGCGCACCGTGATCCGGTTGGGCTACCCGGACGTGCCGGAGGCGGAGATCGAGCGTCGTGTGCACATGCGTATGCAGCGGCAGGATCGCCTGACGAAGAAGGAGGGCCCCCGACTGTGGGCCGTCATCGACGAGGCTGCCCTGAGACGCCCCATCGGAGGCGGGGAGATCATGCGTGAACAGCTCCAGCATCTGCTGGAGGTGACCACGCTGCCCAACATCACCATTCAGGTGATGCCCTTCCGGTTCGGTATGCACGCGGCCGAGGGTGGCGCGTTCAGCATCTTACGGTTTCCTGAGTCCGACCTGTCGGACGTCGTCTATGTCGAGCAGCTCTGGGGTGCCCTCTACCTCGACAAACGTGAGGATGTCGATCCGTACCTCACGGCCATGGAGCAGCTGTGCGTGGAAAGCACCACGCCTGGGGGCACCGCCGAGATCCTCGGCGACCTTCTCAGAGAGATGTAA